A genome region from Pseudomonas sp. N3-W includes the following:
- a CDS encoding GlpM family protein has translation MLKAALGAAVVLILAALAKTKNYYIAGLVPLFPTFALIAHYIVGKGRSLDDLKTTIVFGMWSIIPYFIYLATLYVMVDRMRLEASLAVAAVAWLMAATVLVTVWLRFQA, from the coding sequence ATTCTCAAGGCCGCCCTGGGTGCGGCAGTGGTGCTGATCCTCGCCGCGCTGGCGAAGACCAAAAACTATTACATCGCCGGGCTGGTGCCGCTGTTCCCGACCTTTGCGCTGATTGCCCATTACATCGTCGGCAAGGGCCGCTCGCTGGATGACCTGAAAACCACCATCGTGTTTGGCATGTGGTCGATCATTCCGTACTTCATCTACCTGGCGACCTTGTATGTGATGGTCGACCGGATGCGGCTGGAGGCGTCGCTGGCGGTGGCGGCGGTGGCGTGGTTGATGGCGGCGACGGTGCTCGTCACGGTCTGGCTGCGCTTTCAAGCCTAA
- a CDS encoding MipA/OmpV family protein: MKRITCAVFFALTGLSACAMADGITGEAGLGLSYQPHDPTGSRTEVRPIPYLDLDWGDVSLSTDDGLTWSALKSNGFSAGPFLNYLPGRTANGSLQGFHDVPDMGVVGGFVQYAPADFWRLFASLGQTVGGLEGIVGRLGGELGYPLGAGVIGSSELTAHFADAQQNQAFFGVSNHASRNSGIARYNASGGFQNVTLTQSFEFPLADNWSLLTSVSWIHLTGSAADSSLVKQEGHEDQGEAQVAIAYKFH; encoded by the coding sequence ATGAAGAGGATCACTTGCGCTGTATTTTTTGCGCTGACCGGGCTATCGGCCTGTGCCATGGCCGACGGCATTACCGGTGAAGCGGGCCTGGGGCTCAGCTATCAGCCCCATGACCCGACGGGCAGTCGCACCGAAGTCCGGCCCATCCCCTACCTCGACCTGGACTGGGGCGATGTTAGCCTCAGTACCGATGACGGCCTGACCTGGAGCGCGCTCAAGAGCAATGGTTTCAGCGCCGGCCCCTTCCTCAATTACCTGCCGGGACGCACCGCCAACGGCAGTCTGCAAGGCTTTCACGACGTGCCGGATATGGGCGTGGTCGGTGGCTTTGTGCAGTATGCCCCGGCTGACTTCTGGCGGCTGTTTGCCTCCTTGGGCCAGACCGTCGGCGGGTTGGAAGGTATTGTGGGACGCCTGGGTGGCGAGCTGGGTTATCCGCTGGGCGCAGGCGTGATCGGCAGCAGTGAATTGACCGCACACTTTGCCGATGCGCAGCAGAATCAGGCGTTTTTTGGCGTCAGTAACCATGCCTCGCGCAATAGCGGCATTGCCCGGTACAACGCCAGCGGCGGCTTTCAGAACGTGACGCTGACCCAGAGTTTCGAGTTTCCCCTGGCCGACAATTGGTCGTTGCTGACCAGCGTCAGCTGGATTCATCTGACCGGCTCGGCGGCGGACAGCAGCCTGGTCAAGCAGGAAGGCCATGAAGATCAGGGCGAAGCGCAGGTAGCGATTGCCTATAAGTTTCATTGA
- a CDS encoding amino acid ABC transporter ATP-binding protein — protein MISIKNINKWYGDFQVLTDCNTEVRKGEVIVVCGPSGSGKSTLIKCVNALEPFQEGDIVVDGTSIADPKTNLPKLRSRVGMVFQHFELFPHLTITENLTIAQIKVLGRSKEEATKKGLQLLERVGLSAHAHKHPGQLSGGQQQRVAIARALAMDPIVMLFDEPTSALDPEMVNEVLDVMVQLAHEGMTMMCVTHEMGFARKVADRVIFMDAGKIIEDCPKEEFFGDISARSERAQHFLEKILQH, from the coding sequence ATGATCTCTATCAAGAACATCAACAAGTGGTATGGCGACTTCCAGGTACTGACTGATTGCAACACCGAGGTCAGGAAAGGCGAAGTGATTGTGGTCTGCGGCCCGTCGGGCTCGGGCAAATCCACGCTGATCAAATGCGTGAACGCACTGGAGCCGTTCCAGGAAGGCGACATCGTGGTCGACGGCACGTCCATTGCCGACCCGAAGACCAACCTGCCGAAACTGCGTTCGCGTGTCGGCATGGTGTTCCAGCATTTCGAACTGTTCCCGCACCTGACCATCACCGAAAACCTGACCATCGCGCAGATCAAGGTGTTGGGCCGCAGCAAGGAAGAAGCCACCAAAAAGGGCCTGCAACTGCTGGAGCGCGTCGGCCTGTCCGCCCACGCCCACAAGCACCCTGGCCAGCTTTCCGGTGGTCAGCAACAGCGTGTGGCAATTGCCCGTGCGCTGGCGATGGACCCGATCGTCATGTTGTTCGACGAACCGACCTCGGCGCTGGACCCGGAAATGGTCAACGAAGTGCTCGACGTGATGGTGCAGCTGGCCCACGAAGGCATGACCATGATGTGCGTGACCCACGAAATGGGCTTCGCTCGCAAAGTGGCCGACCGAGTGATTTTCATGGACGCCGGCAAGATCATCGAAGACTGCCCGAAAGAGGAATTCTTCGGCGACATCAGCGCCCGTTCCGAGCGTGCGCAGCACTTCCTTGAGAAGATTTTGCAGCACTAA
- a CDS encoding transporter, giving the protein MTLTVILLVAFSIVLDVIGQLCFKLGLDRLPELEGGFRLNAFWGQVFNAPLLWAGIGAYALEFFVWLEALSRAPLSLLFPAGALAYCGVVLAGKVVLGETVSRRRWLATLVITAGVMLVCAGHA; this is encoded by the coding sequence ATGACCTTGACCGTTATCCTGCTCGTCGCGTTTTCCATCGTGCTGGACGTCATTGGCCAGCTCTGCTTCAAACTCGGCCTGGACCGTTTGCCGGAACTGGAAGGCGGCTTTCGGCTGAACGCATTCTGGGGCCAGGTGTTTAACGCGCCGCTGCTGTGGGCTGGCATCGGCGCCTATGCGCTGGAGTTCTTCGTCTGGCTCGAAGCGCTGTCCCGTGCACCGCTGAGTCTGTTGTTCCCCGCCGGGGCCCTGGCCTATTGCGGCGTGGTGCTGGCAGGCAAGGTGGTGCTGGGCGAAACCGTCAGCCGTCGGCGCTGGCTCGCCACCCTGGTGATTACGGCGGGCGTGATGCTCGTGTGTGCCGGCCATGCCTGA
- a CDS encoding sigma-54 dependent transcriptional regulator, which yields MNNDLSVLIVEDDPHVLLGCQQALTLEDIPCIGVGSAEEALERVGDNFAGIVISDIRLPGIDGLELLTRLKARDRSLPVVLITGHGDISMAVGAMHKGAYDFMEKPFSPERLVDVARRALEQRSLAREVSSLRRQLAERDSLEGRIIGRSPAMQNLRELIANVADTSANVLIEGETGTGKELVARCLHDFSRRHTRQFVALNCGGLPENLFESEIFGHEANAFTGAGKRRIGKIEHADGGTLFLDEVESMPLPLQIKLLRVLQERTLERLGSNQSVAVDCRVIAATKSDLDESSRSGEFRSDLYYRLNVVTLELPPLRERREDILQLFEHFLQQSSLRFDRAVPELDNQTLSHLMSHDWPGNVRELRNVAERFALGLPAFKKTGASGSNHGLAFAEAVEAFERNLLSDALQRSGGNLTQASLELGMAKTTLFDKVKKYGLSH from the coding sequence ATGAACAACGACCTTAGTGTGCTGATTGTCGAAGACGATCCCCATGTCCTGCTCGGCTGCCAGCAGGCGCTGACCCTCGAAGACATTCCCTGCATCGGCGTCGGCAGTGCCGAAGAAGCGCTGGAGCGGGTCGGCGACAACTTTGCCGGCATCGTCATCAGCGACATCCGCCTGCCGGGCATCGATGGCCTGGAACTGCTGACCCGCCTCAAGGCCCGGGATCGCAGCCTGCCCGTGGTGCTGATCACCGGCCACGGCGACATTTCCATGGCCGTTGGCGCGATGCACAAAGGCGCCTACGATTTCATGGAGAAACCCTTCTCCCCGGAACGCCTGGTGGATGTTGCCCGCCGCGCCCTGGAGCAGCGCAGTCTGGCGCGCGAAGTGTCGTCGTTGCGTCGTCAGTTGGCGGAGCGTGATTCACTTGAAGGGCGGATCATCGGACGCTCGCCGGCCATGCAGAACCTGCGCGAATTGATCGCCAACGTCGCCGATACCTCGGCGAACGTGCTGATTGAAGGGGAAACCGGTACCGGCAAGGAACTGGTCGCCCGTTGCCTGCACGATTTCAGCCGGCGGCACACCCGACAGTTCGTCGCGCTCAACTGCGGCGGCCTGCCGGAGAACCTGTTCGAAAGCGAAATCTTCGGCCACGAAGCCAACGCTTTCACCGGCGCCGGCAAGCGGCGGATCGGCAAAATCGAACATGCGGACGGCGGCACGCTGTTTCTCGATGAAGTGGAAAGCATGCCGCTGCCGTTGCAGATAAAACTGCTGCGGGTGTTGCAGGAACGCACCCTCGAACGTCTCGGTTCGAACCAGAGCGTGGCGGTGGATTGCCGGGTGATTGCGGCGACCAAATCCGATCTGGACGAGTCGAGCCGCAGCGGCGAGTTTCGCAGCGACCTGTATTACCGCCTCAACGTCGTGACCCTGGAACTGCCGCCACTGCGCGAACGTCGCGAGGACATCCTGCAACTGTTCGAACATTTCCTGCAGCAGTCTTCGCTACGTTTCGACCGTGCAGTACCGGAGCTGGATAACCAGACCCTGTCGCACCTGATGAGCCACGACTGGCCGGGTAACGTGCGCGAGCTGCGCAACGTCGCCGAACGCTTCGCCCTCGGCCTGCCGGCGTTCAAAAAAACCGGCGCCAGCGGCAGCAATCACGGTCTTGCCTTTGCCGAAGCGGTGGAAGCCTTTGAACGCAACCTGCTCAGCGATGCCCTGCAACGCAGTGGCGGCAACCTGACCCAGGCCAGCCTGGAACTGGGCATGGCCAAGACCACGCTGTTCGACAAAGTGAAGAAGTACGGGCTGAGTCACTGA
- a CDS encoding EamA family transporter, with protein sequence MDWLHGRLGTVVLWALLIILESAGQIATKVGGDQLGQMSFSLQWLQSVAVDPGVLFAVGCGIGAFFVWMLILRRSSLSLAFPLSSLVFVGVLLGSWLGLGEQISALHWLGVAVIIGGIALLAEGEQA encoded by the coding sequence ATGGATTGGCTGCACGGGCGACTGGGCACAGTGGTGCTGTGGGCGCTGCTGATCATTCTGGAAAGCGCCGGGCAGATCGCGACCAAAGTCGGCGGCGATCAACTGGGGCAAATGAGTTTCTCCCTGCAATGGCTGCAATCGGTGGCGGTCGATCCCGGCGTGTTGTTTGCGGTGGGTTGTGGCATCGGCGCGTTCTTTGTCTGGATGCTGATCTTGCGCCGCAGCAGCCTGTCGCTGGCGTTTCCGCTCAGTTCGCTGGTGTTTGTGGGGGTGTTGCTGGGGTCATGGCTGGGGTTGGGCGAGCAGATCAGCGCCCTGCACTGGCTGGGTGTTGCGGTGATCATTGGCGGGATTGCGTTGCTGGCCGAGGGGGAGCAGGCCTGA
- a CDS encoding ATP-binding protein: protein MKCDPTLYCAAPPSLAVKPRLIRHLLLPPLIIALMIGLGYVGFWTSEHYGIRSLSENGQRQLELHARAVESEISKYTYLPSLLELESSVSRLLDDPSPENRQAVNDYLEGLNRRSRSRAIYVMDTTGRVVATSNWRDVDSYLGEDLSFRAYFQDAVRGQPGRFYGIGSTNGEPGYYLGHGLEEHGKIIGVAVVKVRLEAMEERWQRARLEAFVSDENGIIILSSDPARRLKSVVPLSDDTKEKLARSLQYYWFPLNELEPLARETLAEGVEKLTFPANSEVASDEQDISYLAQTRPLSDTPWNFTLLTPLADLRREAINQGILVAVAFALVAFLLIAWNERRKVIATRLAAREALQEANSQLERRITERTTDLRASNERLKSQIRERRQAEETLRRAQDELVQAGKLAAIGQMSTSIAHELNQPLAALRTLSGNTVRFLERGQLDVASTNLKTINELIDRMGRITASLRSFARRGDDQGQASLGKAVDAALQLLGSRIDNNQMKRHREFADVQVRISQTRLEQILVNLISNALDAMQSQPLPELWLEGDEFDGKYRLRVRDNGHGIDAHARKHLFEPFFTTKPGAQGLGLGLTLSASLAAAAGGHLGVEHPASGGTTFVLSLPLVSPTPAEPI, encoded by the coding sequence ATGAAATGCGACCCCACCCTCTATTGCGCCGCGCCGCCATCACTCGCCGTGAAACCCCGTCTGATTCGCCACCTGCTCCTGCCGCCGCTGATCATCGCCCTGATGATCGGACTGGGTTACGTCGGCTTCTGGACCAGTGAACACTATGGCATTCGCAGCCTCAGCGAGAACGGCCAGCGTCAGCTTGAACTGCATGCCCGCGCCGTCGAGAGCGAGATCAGCAAATACACTTATCTGCCCAGCCTGCTGGAACTCGAATCCAGCGTGTCCAGGCTCCTGGACGACCCGTCCCCGGAGAACCGTCAAGCGGTCAACGATTACCTTGAAGGCTTGAACCGGCGCAGCCGCAGTCGGGCTATCTATGTAATGGACACCACGGGCCGCGTGGTCGCCACCAGCAACTGGCGCGATGTCGACAGTTACCTGGGCGAAGATCTGTCTTTCCGAGCCTATTTCCAGGACGCCGTTCGCGGTCAGCCCGGGCGTTTCTACGGCATTGGCAGCACCAATGGCGAGCCCGGTTACTACCTGGGCCACGGCCTGGAAGAGCACGGCAAGATCATTGGCGTCGCCGTGGTCAAGGTGCGCCTCGAAGCCATGGAAGAACGCTGGCAGCGGGCGCGTCTGGAGGCCTTTGTCAGCGACGAAAACGGCATCATCATTCTGTCCAGTGATCCGGCGCGGCGGCTCAAATCCGTGGTGCCATTGAGCGACGACACCAAGGAAAAACTCGCCCGCAGCCTGCAGTACTACTGGTTCCCGCTCAACGAACTGGAACCGCTGGCCCGGGAGACCCTGGCCGAAGGCGTGGAGAAACTGACCTTTCCCGCCAACAGCGAAGTGGCGTCCGATGAACAGGACATCAGTTACCTGGCCCAGACCCGGCCCCTGAGCGACACCCCATGGAATTTCACCCTGCTCACGCCACTGGCAGACTTGCGCCGTGAAGCGATCAATCAAGGCATTCTGGTCGCCGTGGCCTTCGCGCTGGTGGCGTTTCTGCTGATTGCCTGGAACGAGCGGCGCAAAGTGATCGCTACCCGCCTCGCCGCCCGCGAAGCCTTGCAGGAAGCCAACAGCCAGCTTGAACGTCGGATTACCGAACGCACCACCGACCTGCGGGCCAGTAACGAGCGACTCAAGAGCCAGATCCGCGAACGCCGGCAAGCTGAAGAAACCCTGCGTCGTGCCCAGGATGAACTGGTGCAGGCTGGCAAACTCGCGGCCATCGGCCAGATGTCCACCAGCATCGCCCATGAACTGAACCAGCCATTGGCGGCGCTGCGCACGTTGTCCGGCAATACCGTGCGTTTTCTGGAGCGCGGGCAACTGGACGTGGCCAGTACCAACCTCAAGACCATCAACGAACTGATTGACCGCATGGGCCGGATCACCGCCAGCCTGCGCTCCTTCGCCCGCCGCGGCGATGATCAGGGCCAGGCCAGTCTCGGCAAGGCCGTGGACGCGGCCCTGCAATTGCTGGGCAGTCGCATCGATAACAATCAAATGAAACGGCATCGTGAATTCGCCGATGTGCAGGTACGGATCAGCCAGACACGGCTGGAGCAGATTCTGGTCAACCTGATCAGCAACGCCCTCGACGCCATGCAGTCGCAGCCGCTGCCGGAGCTATGGCTGGAAGGCGACGAGTTCGACGGCAAGTATCGCCTGCGCGTGCGCGACAACGGCCACGGCATTGATGCGCACGCGCGCAAGCACCTGTTCGAGCCGTTTTTCACCACCAAACCCGGCGCTCAGGGCCTGGGCCTCGGCCTGACCCTGTCGGCCAGCCTCGCCGCCGCCGCCGGCGGGCATCTGGGTGTCGAACACCCGGCCAGCGGCGGCACCACCTTCGTCCTCAGTTTACCGTTGGTAAGCCCCACTCCCGCCGAGCCAATATGA